A single genomic interval of Anopheles darlingi chromosome X, idAnoDarlMG_H_01, whole genome shotgun sequence harbors:
- the LOC125957198 gene encoding origin recognition complex subunit 2-like: MSQSPLEQTPPKSEVGGDKERLPSAPFSSTGLETLRLPMIAEQPETPLRRSIRARVPSKRFLDTSRSDSDTDGEHQIKRTVEETEIQELGSKLSSATLFEECHDVAGRTMYGFRTPKKRDSMRKLAAQTSTQRRSKVQRTPTTPRTPAALRTPSSARQRRMKHRNPQTPAQVRQLRKQAIGKVLQKVDEESDASYSPASSSTDTEPPDTHSGSDDDEEEVAATAESKSIRKQQARSPTGAKPKVKIPVVGPTDTPIVKSSEYCYDNSYEQYFSIHATTKVVTSNHTLDLLATSRIPRALMQQLLCMLFFRDWLFTLNEGFSVLLFGIGHSANGELMQLFIDEKLNGYPTIFVQGYVPDFSIKDVLDRICGEVFEMWLSTTNTHEALDKIERKFADHPEKHLFLLVHNLDGSSLRNESTQSAICRLAAIDNVHFIASIENHIASAMWGTNYQAAYNFKWFNATTLQPYNAETSFENSLMVQNADAPAFDAMKRVVCSLTANARGIYNAIVKYQLTNQKVQQQHYAGMPMQELYRQCRESFLVSSDAALRCHLTEFVDHKLLRFKRNSESSEAVLIPLSHMLLQRFVDEQDVV; the protein is encoded by the exons ATGAGTCAATCCCCGTTAGAGCAAACTCCGCCAAAGTCTGAGGTTGGCGGGGACAAGGAGCGGCTGCCGAGTGCTCCGTTTAGCAGCACTGGCCTAGAAACcctgcgacttccgatgatcGCTGAGCAGCCGGAGACGCCGCTGCGCCGATCGATTCGGGCTCGCGTGCCCAGCAAACGATTTTTGGATACATCCCGCAGCGATAGCGATACGGACGGGGAACATCAAATAAAACGCACGGTAGAGGAGACCGAGATACAGGAGCTAGGCAGCAAGCTGTCCTCCGCTACGCTGTTCGAGGAGTGCCACGATGTGGCAGGTCGAACCATGTACGGGTTTCGCACGCCGAAAAAGCGCGATTCGATGCGCAAGCTGGCCGCGCAGACAAGCACCCAACGCCGCTCGAAAGTACAGCGTACACCAACCACGCCCCGTACTCCAGCCGCACTCCGTACACCAAGCAGCGCACGTCAGCGTAGAATGAAGCACCGAAATCCGCAGACACCGGCCCAAGTGCGCCAGCTCCGGAAGCAAG CTATTGGCAAAGTTTTGCAAAAGGTGGATGAAGAATCCGACGCTTCATACAGCCCGGCGTCTTCCTCGACCGACACGGAGCCGCCCGATACTCACAGCGgtagcgatgacgatgaagaagaggtCGCCGCAACGGCCGAATCAAAGTCGATCAGGAAACAACAGGCTCGGTCCCCGACAGGGGCGAAACCCAAGGTTAAGATTCCGGTTGTGGGCCCGACCGATACGCCGATCGTGAAATCTTCGGAGTACTGTTATGACAACTCTTATGAACAGTACTTTTCGATCCATGCTACTACGAAAGTAGTCACGTCCAACCATACACTGGACTTACTAGCCACATCGCGCATACCGCGTGCTTTAATGCAGCAGTTGCT ATGTATGCTCTTCTTCCGGGATTGGCTGTTCACGCTTAACGAGGGATTTAGTGTGCTGTTGTTCGGCATCGGGCATTCGGCCAATGGGGAGCTAATGCAGCTCTTCATCGATGAAAAGTTAAACGGTTATCCTACCATCTTTGTGCAGGGATATGTTCCCGACTTTAGCATCAAGGACGTACTGGATCGGATTTGTGGCGAGGTGTTTGAAATGTGGCTTTCaacgacgaacacacacgagGCGTTGGATAAGATCGAGCGTAAGTTCGCCGACCATCCTGAGAAGCATCTGTTTTTACTAGTCCATAACTTGGACGGTTCATCGCTGCGGAACGAGTCCACCCAGTCTGCTATATGCCGACTGGCGGCCATCGACAACGTACATTttatcgcatcgatcgaaaatcACATCGCATCGGCCATGTGGGGCACGAATTATCAAGCGGCATATAACTTCAAGTGGTTTAACGCTACCACGCTCCAACCGTACAATGCCGAGACGTCGTTCGAGAACTCTCTGATGGTCCAAAACGCCGATGCGCCcgcgttcgatgcaatgaagcgagttgtatgctcgctaacagcgaacgcgcgcggaaTATACAACGCGATTGTTAAGTatcaactaaccaaccagaaggtgcaacagcagcactacgcCGGCATGCCAATGCAGGAGTTGTATCGTCAGTGCCGCGAATCGTTCCTCGTTTCGTCGGATGCTGCCCTGCGCTGTCACCTCACCGAGTTCGTTGATCACAAATTACTGCGGTTCAAGCGCAACTCTGAGAGTAGCGAGGCGGTCCTCATTCCGCTGTCGCACATGCTCCTCCAGCGGTTTGTTGATGAGCAGGATGTCGTCTAA